In a genomic window of Candidatus Hydrogenedentota bacterium:
- a CDS encoding response regulator transcription factor, whose protein sequence is MRVLVVEDEKRILQFVTKGLEEAGFSVDSCETGDDGLFRATSQSYDAIVLDIMLPGRDGLSVLRQLREKKNSVPVILLTARTALDERVEGLNLGADDYLTKPFYVEELIARLHALGRRSTGQSLTVLQAGSFVVNLVTREVKNNGADVRLTAREFALLEYLMRSPGRVFSRTQILEHVWGYDFDPNTNLVDVHIQRLRKKLGAAADSLIETIRGVGYRFKKI, encoded by the coding sequence ATGAGAGTGTTGGTTGTAGAAGACGAAAAACGCATACTCCAGTTCGTGACAAAGGGATTGGAGGAGGCGGGTTTTTCGGTCGATTCGTGTGAGACGGGCGACGACGGACTTTTTCGCGCGACCTCGCAGTCCTACGACGCGATTGTGCTCGATATTATGCTGCCGGGACGCGACGGATTGAGCGTGCTGCGCCAGCTTCGCGAGAAAAAGAACTCCGTGCCGGTCATCCTGTTGACCGCGCGCACGGCGCTGGACGAACGCGTCGAGGGCCTCAACCTTGGTGCGGACGACTATCTCACCAAACCGTTCTACGTGGAAGAACTGATCGCGCGGTTGCACGCGCTGGGCCGACGCTCGACGGGCCAATCGCTGACTGTACTGCAAGCCGGTAGCTTCGTCGTCAACCTGGTCACGCGCGAGGTGAAGAACAACGGAGCGGACGTACGGCTGACGGCGCGCGAGTTCGCATTGCTCGAATACCTGATGCGGTCGCCGGGCCGCGTGTTTTCGCGCACGCAAATCCTCGAACACGTCTGGGGCTACGACTTCGATCCGAACACCAACCTCGTTGATGTTCACATTCAGCGCCTTCGCAAGAAACTCGGCGCGGCGGCCGATTCGCTGATCGAGACGATACGCGGCGTCGGGTACCGGTTTAAGAAAATATAG